The DNA region AAGGTATGGGGCAAGAATCGTTGCCAGCATGCAAGTTGTTTGTGATACAGACATCCATCGTCCCCTTGAGGCTTCTGGAGCCATGGAACCCACCACTGCCCCCATTAATGACCAAAACATGTATGTGGCACCCATTAGGAAAAAGGGGAAAATTAATGCAAAGAAATTATTGAAGAATAGAAGCCCGATGAATGCTGCGCAAACCAGCATGATTGAAACGGAAACGGCGCCTGCTTTCCTCCATTTATCACCTAGTCTGCCCAGAGTCACTGCTAATATTGCTGATCCCAGAAAGGTAACTGATCCTAAAACGCCGATGTGAAATCTGTTGAAGTGAAGTTCATCTTTAAGAAAAAGAGTAACGAATGGTCTAGCTAAGGTTATGACAAACATTATCGCTGCGAAGAAGACTGCCCAGATGACAATTTTCTTTTTGCGGAATGGGATACCTGTAGAAGTCTGGGAAGGCTTTTTTGTTGCGCATTGACCGCTGATAAAGAAGAGCCCTAATGTGCAGAGAGCATAGAAAACGAAGGATAGCCAGAAGACGTGTTTCATGCCGACGAGCGTTGAAAGATAGCCTCCTAAGGCGGGAGAGAAGATGTATCCAAGCGACCATGAAGCTGAGATCGTAGTAAAAGCCAACGTCATCTTGTCTTTTTCTGCTGCAGTTGCTATGTAAGCGCTGGAGGCCGGTTGACCTATCCAACAGCCATACAGGATCATGCCAGGCAACAGTTGACTCCAATTTTCCGCCAACGAAAGAATGATTGGAGTGGGTAACCATATGAGCCAGCCTAGGATCATAACTTTTTTCCGGTCGTACTTGTCCGCTAAGAGACCTCCGAGGAGAGGTGTGAATGCAGCCGCTAAACCCAACGCAGAGAACAGTATTCCTACTTCAACTGAGTTTGCGCCAAGCTCTTCCATGTGAAGCGGTAATATGTAGAAGTAAAGGCCGTCTCCGAAGGCGCCTATTAGGTTGGAGAAGAAGAGTAGTTTGAGGTCTCTGTTCAAGGTTTCAAAGACAAACCGGAGGGTTAGAATGTTCTTGTAATCTATCCTCGACATATAGTGGTCGCCTTCTTCTGAAGTTATCTAAATTGAAGGGGAGTATTGAAATTTTAATATGTCTTTGGTTCGCCATCGGCTGAAGAGAAAGAATAAAAGGTTAGTTTATGGAGATTAGACGGAAGGTGGGGCAATTGCCTTTGAGGGAAGCATCATGTATGATTTAGAGAGGGTTAGGCTGGATGTCGAGAATTTTTGAACTAACTCGTGAAAACTATCCTGTTGGGAAACTTTTCGAGCAGCTCGGTGTGAAAATAAGCTATAATCTAAAGCATGTAAAGGAATGACAAAGATGAATGACGTAGAATATCTCAGAAGAATCTGAGGTAGAAACATGAATCTTGAAGCATTGCATAAAATTAGTTATGGCCTGTATGTCGTGACTTCTAGAAAAAGTGATAGTTTTAACGGTCAGATTGCCAATACGGTATTTCAAGTAACATCTGAACCGGCAACAATAGCGGCGAGTATTAATAAGCAGAACTTCACGCACGAGTTTATCCGAGAAAGCAACGTCTTTGTCGTTTCGGTTCTTTCAAAGGATACGCCATTAAAGTTTATAGGTCATTTCGGATTCAGATCTGGAAGAGATATAGACAAATTCAAAGGAATAAATTATAAAGTTGGCAGAACGGGTGCACCAATAGTTTTGGATCATGCAGTTGCATATGTAGAGGCTGAAGTGATTAAAGAAGTTGATGCGGGTACACACACCATTTTCATTGGTAAATTGGTTGATGCCGAAATCTTAACTAATGAGGAACCTATGACCTATGCTTATTACCATGATATGAAGAGAGGTGTAACTCCTAAGGCGGCTCCAACTTACATAAAAGAAGAAAGGAGACGATAAAATGATCAAATACCGATGCACTGTTTGTGGGTATATATACGACCCAGAGAAGGGTGATCCTGACTCTGAAATACCAGCGGGAACTCCGTTTGAAGAACTACCGGATGACTGGATCTGCCCAGTTTGCGGCGTAACGAAAGATCAGTTTGAAAAGGTGGAATAAAATAGGAAATGAAGCCGAGGGAACTAAAGGCAAATATTTACTGGGTTGGAGCGGTAGATTGGGATAGGCGACTTTTTGACGAACTTATTCCGCTTCCTGATGGAACAAGTTATAACGCTTATCTAGTCAAGGGCAGCGAAAAAACGGCTCTAATAGACACTGTTGACCCACCCATGGCAAGCGTGTTGATAGACAACCTGAATCAGCTGGGTGTTAAAAACATAGATTATGTTATTGCAAATCATGCGGAACAAGACCATTCAGGAGCATTGCCTCAAATATTGAAGCTTTATCCGAATGCCGTGGTTGTTGCAACTCCTAAATGCAAAAATCTGCTCAAGGAGTTGCTCCTAATTCCTGAAAGCAAAATCATAACTGTAGAAGACGGGGGGACCCTCTCGTTAGGGGATAAAACCTTAGAGTTTATCCATGCCCCTTGGGTTCATTGGCCAGAAACAATGCTCACATACTTAAGGGAAGACAAGATACTCTTCACCTGCGATTTTTTTGGTTCTCATCTTGCAACATCTGATTTGTACGTAACCGATGAAGCAACAGTTTACGAGGCGGCTAAGAGATACTATGCAGAAATCATGATGCCGTTTAAAACGGTAATTCAGAAGAATCTAGAGAAAATAAAAGATGTGCAAATGGATGTGATAGCGCCAAGTCATGGGTCACTCTATGATAAGCCAGGGTTCATACTTGAAGCGTACAAAGACTGGGTTTACGCCCCGCCTAAAAACATCGTTGTATTACCCTATATCTCAATGCATGGTAGCACTAAAGAAATGGTGAGACACTTTGTTAGCGCTCTAATTGAAAGAGGCATAACCGTGAAACAATTCAATCTAGCCGAAACGGACATTGGAAAATTAGCAATAGCATTAGTGGATGCCGCTACAATTGTGATAGGATCACCCACAGTTCTAGTAGGGCCTCATCCGAATGTTGTTTATGCGGTTTATCTTGCGAATGCTTTAAGGCCGAAACTGAAGTTTGCATCAATAATCGGGTCTTATGGCTGGGGTGGCAAGATGGTGGAACAAATCACGCGGATGCTATCCAACCTAAAGGTTGAGTTGCTTGAGCCCGTTGTCATAAAAGGGTTTCCAAAAGAACAAGATTTTGGGGCGTTAGACAGATTAGCTGATGAAATCTTAAACAAACATAAGGAACATAACTTAACGAACTGAAAAGGAGGTGAGCGTTTGATTTCAAAGGATGAATTAGTAGGCTTTCTGAAGAAGCAGGTTAACATTGAAAATGAAATTGTAAATTCGGTAAATGGAGCCTTAGGTGAAATAGAAAATCCAGCTGTAAAAGGAGTTCTGAAAGGAATATCCTTAGATTCCCTGAAACATGCAGAAATGTACGGTGCAGCCATTAGTTTGCTAACGAGCGTTCTCCCTGCTCTCACACAAGAGAATCTCGACAAACAAAGAGAACTTGTGGAAAAGCATATGCACATGGAAGCAGAGCTCATTGAAAAAATCAGCAAGGTACTACCTAACATTGAAAACAAGAATGTCAAACTTCTCTTAAACGCAATATCGTTGGATGAAAAAAGACATCATCAACTCTTGAAGGAAGTTCTGGAAATTCTTGTTCGAGGAGAAACTAT from Candidatus Bathyarchaeota archaeon includes:
- a CDS encoding flavin reductase, whose translation is MNLEALHKISYGLYVVTSRKSDSFNGQIANTVFQVTSEPATIAASINKQNFTHEFIRESNVFVVSVLSKDTPLKFIGHFGFRSGRDIDKFKGINYKVGRTGAPIVLDHAVAYVEAEVIKEVDAGTHTIFIGKLVDAEILTNEEPMTYAYYHDMKRGVTPKAAPTYIKEERRR
- a CDS encoding FprA family A-type flavoprotein, yielding MKPRELKANIYWVGAVDWDRRLFDELIPLPDGTSYNAYLVKGSEKTALIDTVDPPMASVLIDNLNQLGVKNIDYVIANHAEQDHSGALPQILKLYPNAVVVATPKCKNLLKELLLIPESKIITVEDGGTLSLGDKTLEFIHAPWVHWPETMLTYLREDKILFTCDFFGSHLATSDLYVTDEATVYEAAKRYYAEIMMPFKTVIQKNLEKIKDVQMDVIAPSHGSLYDKPGFILEAYKDWVYAPPKNIVVLPYISMHGSTKEMVRHFVSALIERGITVKQFNLAETDIGKLAIALVDAATIVIGSPTVLVGPHPNVVYAVYLANALRPKLKFASIIGSYGWGGKMVEQITRMLSNLKVELLEPVVIKGFPKEQDFGALDRLADEILNKHKEHNLTN
- a CDS encoding MFS transporter; its protein translation is MSRIDYKNILTLRFVFETLNRDLKLLFFSNLIGAFGDGLYFYILPLHMEELGANSVEVGILFSALGLAAAFTPLLGGLLADKYDRKKVMILGWLIWLPTPIILSLAENWSQLLPGMILYGCWIGQPASSAYIATAAEKDKMTLAFTTISASWSLGYIFSPALGGYLSTLVGMKHVFWLSFVFYALCTLGLFFISGQCATKKPSQTSTGIPFRKKKIVIWAVFFAAIMFVITLARPFVTLFLKDELHFNRFHIGVLGSVTFLGSAILAVTLGRLGDKWRKAGAVSVSIMLVCAAFIGLLFFNNFFALIFPFFLMGATYMFWSLMGAVVGSMAPEASRGRWMSVSQTTCMLATILAPYLGGMLYDASPHNPFIVAIAATPLLCILALSKLLKED
- a CDS encoding rubredoxin yields the protein MKYRCTVCGYIYDPEKGDPDSEIPAGTPFEELPDDWICPVCGVTKDQFEKVE